One Labilithrix sp. genomic window, CCTCGTCGGCGTCGCGATCGGGATCTCCGTCTTCCCGCTCATCGCCTTGCTCGTCCGCGCGACGACGGTCGCGGTCGAGGACGAGGAGGCGGTCCTCGTCACCGAGTTCGGCAAGCTGGTGGAGACCTACACCGAGCCCGGCCTGCACTTCTTCCCGGCGAAGGTCTTCCCGTGGACGACGCTCACGCACGTCTCGCTCCGGCGCGACTTCCGCCGCTTCGACGCGGTCCACGTCAACGACGCGCGCGGCACGACCGTGGTCGTCGACCTCTGGCTCGAGCTGCGCGTCTCCGACGCCGCGAAGGCGATCTTCTCCGTCACCGACTGGGACCACGCGCTCCAGAACCTCGTCTCGCACGCGACGACGTCGATCCTCGGCGGCCGCGAGTTCCACGAGATCCTCTCCGACCGCACCGAGCTCGGCGAGCTCCTCGCGAAGGACATCGCGGCGGAGACCGACGCGTGGGGCGTCACGATCGAGCGCGTGTTCATCCGCAACGTGAGCCTGCTCCCCGAGGTCTCGCGCCAGATGTTCGAGACGATCAGCGCGCGGCTCGAGCGCGCGAAGGCGGACATCGACGAGAAGGGACGGCTCGACGCGGCGCAGCTCGAGGCGGAGACGCACAAGCGCGTCGCGGCGCTCGTCGCGGAGGCGAAGGGCCAGTACCCGGCCGCGGTGGGTCGCGCGCTCGCGACCCTGCGCCCCGGCTCGAAGCTCTTCGACGCGTACAACGAGCTCTACGAGCTCTCGCTCGTTCGCCCGCATCGCACGATCTCGTTCCGCGGCTTCAAAGAGGAGGTGCGCGCAGTCGACGCCGCGATGCTCCCACTCGAAGGCCAACTCCCCGCCCGCGCCGACACCCTCCTCAAGCGCTGAGCGTCGTGCCGCGCGCCCCCGCGAAAGCGAGCACGCGGCAGAAAAACGTTCCGACGTTTTTCTGCATCGTGCGAGCGGGGTGCAGGGGCGCAGCCCCTGCGTTGAGAAGTGATGGACAAGCGGTTCACCAGGTCGCTGCGAGCCAGTCTCATGCGCAGGTGTGGTTGCTGCCGAAAGGCCGCTGGATCAGCGCTCGTCCAAGGGGTGCATCGCCGGCAGGGTGTTTGCAGGTAAGCGCCCAAGGTCATGGACGTCTCCTGCCCCGCCTGCGCTGCGAAGTACACAGCGGACGAAGAGAAGCTCCGCGGCAAGACCGCGCGGATGCGCTGCAAGGCGTGCAACACGGCGTGGATGGTGAGCGGTCCGGGCGTCTCCGCCGCCCCCGCGGCCCCCTCGTCCGTCGCGCCCGGCGCGGACGCAGAGGCGAAGCGCGCGAAGACCGGCAACGAGCGCGAGCGGCGCGATCTCTTCGCGGCGCGCGGCGCCGACGACATCCACGGCTCGGTCAACGAGGCGCCGAAGGTGAGCTCGCAGGCGAAGGACACGCTGCTCCCGCCGCCGTCGTTCGGCTTCGCGGGCGGCACCGGCAGCCGCAACGAGAACTCGGTCCTCTTCCGCGTCGATCAGCTCGGTGGTCTGGGCGGCGCTCGCATCAAGACGCCGGAGCCGGAGAGCCTCGCCGAGCTCGGTCGCGCGAAGCCGCAGATGGCGATGGCGGCGCCGACGCCGCGCGGGAGCGACGAAGAGGGCGTCATCGATCTCAAGGCGCTCGCGAGCGTGCCGCCGCCGGGCAAGCGCAGCATCATCCCGGTCGCGCCGCTCTTCAGCGAGCCGCCGCCGGCGCTCGCGTTCGACTCGTCGGGCCCTTCCGCGTCGCGTCCCGCGATCGCGAAGCCGATCAGCAAGGGCAAGTTGTTCGGGGCGATCGCCGCCGCCGCGGCGTTCCTCGTCGTCGCGGGCCTCGGTATCTCCGTCGCGTTCAAGGGTGAGGAGCCGGTGAAGCACGCGGCCGCCGCGCCCGCCGCGCCGCCGCCGCCTCCCGCGCCGACGGCGGAGAAGCCGCCGGAGCCGCCGGCGGAGAAGACGGCGTCGAACGACGACGACACCGCGCCGAAGAAGGCGACGAAGAAGGGCAAGCGCAAGGGCGGCAAGGCGGGCGGCTCGTCGACCGCGGCGGCGCCGCAGACGAAGAAGGCGGCCGATCCGTGCGGCTGCAAGGGCGACTTCAACTGCATCCTCGCGTGCACGGCGAAGAACGGCCGCTGAGCTGAGCCGGGTCGCCATCGTCACGGGCGCGTCGAGCGGCATCGGGCTCGCGGTCGCGCAGCAGTGGGTCCGTCGCGGCGGCAAGGTCGCGATGGTCGCGCGCACGCCGTCGTCACTGGAGCGCGCGGCGAAGGACCTCGGCGACGACGCGGCCGCGTTCCCGCTCGACGTCCTCGACACGCCGGCGCTCATCGCGCTCCCGGACGCGGTCGTCGCCCGCTTCGGCCGGCTCGACGTCATCGTGAACAACGCCGGCTTCAACCGCCGCGGCCCGATCGATCGCTTCACGCCGGAGGAGCTCGCGCAGATCGTCACGACGAACCTCGTCGCGCCGATCGTCCTCTCGCGCGCGGCGCTCCCGAAGCTCGAACGCGGCGGCTCCATCGTGCAGATCGCGAGCATCGCGGGCATGGTCCCGGTCCCGCACGAGGCGGCGTACTCCGCCTCGAAGGCGGGCCTCCGCGCCTTCTCGCGCGCGGTCGCCTACGAGCTCGAGGCGCAGGGCATCCACGTCGGCTGCGTCTGCCCCGGCCCGGTCGACACGGGCTTCCTCGGCGACCTCGAGGAGGTCCCCGACATCGTGCTCTCGCAACCGATGGTCACCGCCGACGACGTCGCGGCAGAGGTGATGCGCTGCATCGACGAGCGCGCAGAGGAGATCGCGATCCCGGCAAAGAGCGGACGCCTCGCGACCGCAGGCTACTTGCTCCCCGCCTTCGCGAAGCGCATCCGCCCCGTGCTGGAGAAGCGCGGCGCAAAGAACAAGGCCACGCTGCTGGAGAAGCGCCGCAAGTCGGTGTCGTGAAGCCCGACGCGCGCCAACATAACAAGTCGTAACTTGGCAAGTCACGACTTGGCAAGTGATGACTTGGCAAGTGATGACTTGGCAAGTCTATACTTGGCAAGTGGAGAAGTTCATCGGGCGTGTTCGTGAGCTCGAGGCGCTCGAGGCGCAGTACGGCCGGACGGGCGGTTCCTTCGTTCCGATCTACGGGCGACGGCGGGTTGGGAAGAGTGAGCTCATCCTCCATTTCATTCGCGACAAGCCGGCGATCTACTTCGTCGGCAAGACCGCGCCAGGCCCGATTCAGGTCCGCGAGTTCCTCGCCGAGGCGGCGCGCGTCCTCGGCGAGCCGCTCCTCGCCGAGCTCTGCGCGGTGCGGCGACCAAAGAGCGGGACGCAAGAGCGGATCGTCGAGGACGAAACGCACCTTCGAGGTGGGCGAGTATTGGGACAAACGCGTGCAGATCGACGTCGTCGGCGCGCGGGACGACGGGTGGATCGACGTCGCCGAGTGCAAGTGGGGCGCCGTGCGATCGCCGGCGGCCGTCGTCGCGGAGCTCGAGGCGAAGGTCGCGCTCTTCCCGAACCCACGCGGCCGCACCATCGCGCGGCACGTGTTCGTCCGGGAGCTGCCAGCCGCCCGCGTGCGACGCGACGGCGCGATCCGCTGGCACTCGTTGACGGACCTCGCGCGGGAATGAATCGCTCCGAACGCGCCGGCCGGACTCCCGCTCGCCATCGCATATCGACAAGTTACGACTTGCCAAGTCGAGACTTGGCAAGTCGACGACGCTCCGCGGCGGCGCATCTCCGCGAGCGCCTCGACGCCGGGACACTCTCGGCGTCGCGGCGGCCGAAGAACGCACTACCTGCTGGCTTGTCTCCGGCCCCCGAGAAGAGCGTGCGGCCAGTGCGGTCATCGGGACATGATCGAGCGCCACCGGAACGCCTGGCGACCGTGCGACGAGCGCCGTCTTCCGTGCAGCCTCGCTATCGGACCTGCTCGGGAGCAGCCGGCCGGTGCCCAAGCCCGTGCCCAAAGGGCATCAGAACCTGTCACTTGCCGGCGTTTTTGGTGGGCGCGGAGGGACTTGAACCCCCGACTTCAACCGTGTGAAGGTCGCACTCTACCGCTGAGTTACGCGCCCGGTAGAACGAAGACGTGATAGCGCACGCTCTTCGTGCTTTCAACTCTCATCGGCTGGCGACCAGGACGACGTTTCTCGTCGCTGCGGCGGAGAGCGTGTCGGCCGCGTCGAGGACGGGGACGAGGCGAACATCCGCGAGCTCGGCGCGGAACGTGCGCTCGAGCGCGCGGACCGGGCTCGCGCGGTGGAGGGGACCGATCGCGTTCATCGCGACCGCGCCGCCGGGGCGGAGGACGCGGCCGAGGTCGCGGACGAAGCTCCGTGTCGCGAGCGCGGGCGGGATGTCGAGGTCTTCGGCGAAAACGTCGACGACGATCACGTCCCACGTCCGCGCGGCGGCGCGGGCGACGAAGGCTGCGGCGTCGTCGACGTGGACGCGGACGTTCGGGATGCGACGGAGACCGAACCAGTCCGACGCGAGGGACACGACGCGTGGATCGATCTCCACGACGTCGAGCGCGATGCCGGGGTACCGCTCCGCGAACTGCCGCACCGCCACCGCGCCGCCGCAGCCGAGGAAGAGCGCGCGGCGCCGATGGCGCGCCCGCGCAGCCGCGAGATGAAAGAGGTCGACGTAGAACCATCCCGACCGCGAAGGCTCCACGAGCGACGCGCGCGTCCACACGAAGTCGTCCGCCACCATCTCACGCATCCCGTCACGATCCCGAACGCGCGGCCCGGCGCCGCGGGGAGACGCCGGCGCGCCGCCACGCACCCCGTCGCGGTCGCGAATGCGTGACCCGGCGCCGACCAGCAGCTCAGGCGGACCGGGATGCACGCGTGGCCCGGCGCCGACCAGCAGCTCAGGCGGACCGAGATGCACGCGTGACCCGGCGCCGACCAGCAGCTCAGGCGGGCCAGGATTCACGCGCGGCCCGGGGCCGACGAGCGGCTCCGGGGCGGGGCGCGGGAGCGGGTCCGTCAGGATCGGGGCGTGGTAGGAGGCGCGGCCGAGCGCGATGGACGGGAGCGCCCTCGCGACGAGGTCGACGTCGCGGGTGGCGAACGTGTGGCCGGTGCGGCCGAGCATGACGAGGCCGAGGGGGCGGCCGCGAAGGAGCAGCCACGCGAGGAGCGTGTGGCGGCCGCCGAGCGGGGCCGCGAAGTCGCGGTGGTAGGCGGTCCGGCGAACGTGCTCGAGACCGAAGACCTCCGTGTCGACCACGACGCCGCGGCCCGCGCGCGCGATCTCCTTCAGCGGCGCGAGCTCGTCCGCGTAGCGCTGCGTCGCGATCGCGTCGTCGAGCGCGGCGGCGTCGAGGCCGGACGTCGTCGGCGGGCCGCCCGCGATCGTCGCGAAGAACGCGACGTCGCAGCCCACCGCCGCGTCGAGCGCGGAGAGCACGGCGTGCTCGTAGGAGACGGCGTCCGGACAGGCCTCGGCGAGCGCGCGGAGCATGGGCGCTCCGACACCTCCGCGGCGGCGGAGTTCCGCGACGCTCAGAGATCGATCGTCACCGGGCAGTGGTCCGAGACGTTCGTGAAGTCGGGAGGATCGGTCGCGGTCGCACGGCAGCGGAGGTCGGCGCAGAAGCCGTGGACCTTCACCGAGCCGCGGCGCACGAGGCGCGGCGTCGCGACGACGTGATCGAGGAGGCTCGGCGTGAGCGGCGCCCCGCGCTTCGGGCGCCAATACTCCGTGCACTTTGCATCCGTCGTCAGCACGTCGAGGTCCGCCTTCTTCGCCTCGTCGAGGATGAAGGTGCGCTCGCCCTCGTCGTCGTCGAGGAAGCCGGTGCTGTTCGCGTCGCCGAGGATCGCGACCGGCGACTCCTCGCCGAGCTTCGCCGCGATGACGTGCGCCTTCCGCCACTGCTCGCGGCGCTTCGCGACCTGATCGCCGCCCATCACGAAGTGGACGGTGAGGAGCTGGAACGGCGCGCGCCCGTCGCGCCGTTCCAGCTTCGCCGCGAGGCCGGAGCGCTCCGTTCCGCAGCGCCCTCCCGGCTCCGGCGCGAGCTCGGGGTACTCCGTCGTCGAGATCAACGTGACGCGCGCGGCGTCGTAGAGGTAGCCGACGCGCATCTCGCTGCGTCCGCCGCACTGCGAGACGGCGTGCACGAAGCGCCGCCCCGTCCGCACCTCGAGCCGCTTCGCGAGATCGGCGGCGGCGCCGACCCTCATGACCTCCTGCAGCGCGAGGACGTCGGAGCCGGTCGACGCGACGAGCTCCGCGAGGCGATCCATGTTCGTCGGCGCCTTGCCGAGCTCGCGGACGTTGAAGGTGCCCACCCGGAGCGGGCGCTCGAAGCAGCCGCCGCCGCGGAGGACGAGCGACGAGACGATCCCGAGCGCCACGACGGCGGCGACACGCGGCAAGAGCGGGTTCCTCATGCGCGCCCCGAAGAGTAGCGCTACGAAGGAGAGGTGGCGCGTCCCCCGACGATGAAGGAGCTGAAGGAGCAAGCCGCCGCTCCCCTCCCCTGCCCGCTCTGCGAGCGGCCGAACTACAACCCATCGGACCACCACCTCGTGCCGAAGTCGCGCGGGGGCAAGGTGACCGAGACGATCTGCCGCGACTGCCACTCCGCGATCCACGCCACCTTCACGAACAAGGAGCTCGAGCGCGAGTACGCCACGATCGAGGCGCTCCTCTCCCACCCCGGCCTCGCCACGCAGATCCGCTTCATCGGGAAGCAGGACGGCAAGGTCCGCACCCGCGCGACGAAGAAGCGCTGACCCTAACGCATCTGCCCGAGCGTGCGGACGAACACGTAGACGATGATCGCGACGCCGAGGAGGCCGCCGCCGGTCACGACGAGCGCGCCCTTCGGGCCGACCGCGATCGTGGCGTAAGCGAGGCTCACGCCGGTCACGAGCGCGACCGCGAAGACGAAGGCGTGGAGCGGCGTGATCCCGCGATCGGCGCGGCGGCGCGCGGCGTCGACCGCCTCGAGGAACATGCGCGTGAGGAACACGAACGCCGTCATCGCGAAGTAGCCGCCGCCGTACTCGGGGTGCGAGAGCAAGAAGTCGTAGGCGCCGTGGATGCCGACGATGAAGAGCGACGTCCGCGTGAAGGCGGGCGCGTACTTCTCGCGATCGGACACGAAGTCGTCGAGCGCGGACGCGAGCGTGCCCGTCATCGCCATGTGGAAGAAGTTCGCGGTGAGGAAGCGACCGAGCCCGGTCTGGAGGTCGCCCTGCGCGAGGTAGCCGAGGTTCTCCTCCGCCGCGAAGCCGAGGCCGACCATCGCCCCGCAGACGAGGACGTCGAGCTTGTCCCCCTTCTTCCGCAAGATCGGGAGCAGCGGCAGGAAGAGGAGGAGCTTCGACGCCTCCTCGCGGAGGCCGACCCCGAAGATGAAGAAGAGGAGGTCGCGCGTCGCGTCCCCCGTCTCGACGATGTGGAACTTCGCCTCCTCGACCGCGATCAGGAGCACGGTGGGGACGACGCTCGCGACGCCGAGCACGAACGCGAGGAGGTACATCGGGAGGCGAAACGCGGGGCGCTGCCCGAGCTTGCCGAGGCGCGCGCAGAAGAAGAACCAGCCGAGCGCCGTGACCGCGCTCATCGCGAAGCCGGTCCCGACGAAGCGCGGCGCCCAGAGCGCGGGCAGCCAGCGCATCGCCGCCTTCCAGTCGCGATCGTGGACCGCGAGCCGGTACTTCGGATGCGGCCCCGCCGCCGCCGCGACGCGCGGATCGGTGAGCCGATCGCGCAAGGTCTCCCAGTCCTCCGTCTGGATGCGGATCTCGAGCGCCAGATCGACGTCCTCGCTCCGCTCCGGGAACGCGAGCCCCTCGCGCTCGAGGTGCCGCGCCGCCTCCTCGAGCTTCCCCTGATGACGCAGCTCGCGCGCGAGGAGGCGGTTCGCGTACGGCACCGGCGGCTCGCGCTTCGCGCCTTCTTCGATCTGCGTCGCGAGCTCGGGCGGCACCTGCCCGAGCGGCACCGCGCGCGCGTACTGGCCGATGACGCGCACGTCGGGCGGCAGCTCGTCGATCGCGCGGTCCACCTCCTCCTCGTCGAGCGGCGTCTCCGGGTTCTTGATCCCGCTCCCGACCGGCGAGCTCTCGTCCCTCTTCTCCGCGAGGCGGGCGAAGACCTTCGCGTACTGATGCGCGTCGAGGAACGCGAGCACCAGCTCCGGCGTCGGCCGCTCGCGGAGGAGATCGCGGTAGGCGCGCTCGGCCTGGGCGGGCTTGCCGCTCCGAAGGAGCGCCTCCGCCTTCTGCTCCGCGGTCCGCGGGCGGCTCGTCGCGGTGATGAGCGCGAGCGCGAGGAGGAACGACGCGAGGACCACGAAGAGCCCCGGCACCACGAGCCGCGGCTCGTTGTAGTCCGTGAACAGGTAGCGGCGGAGGCCCAAGGTCCGCCCACATCTTCGCACGAGCCGACGATGACACGTCGGTGAACTCGCGCGCGGCCGGCTG contains:
- a CDS encoding endonuclease/exonuclease/phosphatase family protein translates to MRNPLLPRVAAVVALGIVSSLVLRGGGCFERPLRVGTFNVRELGKAPTNMDRLAELVASTGSDVLALQEVMRVGAAADLAKRLEVRTGRRFVHAVSQCGGRSEMRVGYLYDAARVTLISTTEYPELAPEPGGRCGTERSGLAAKLERRDGRAPFQLLTVHFVMGGDQVAKRREQWRKAHVIAAKLGEESPVAILGDANSTGFLDDDEGERTFILDEAKKADLDVLTTDAKCTEYWRPKRGAPLTPSLLDHVVATPRLVRRGSVKVHGFCADLRCRATATDPPDFTNVSDHCPVTIDL
- a CDS encoding fused MFS/spermidine synthase produces the protein MLRALAEACPDAVSYEHAVLSALDAAVGCDVAFFATIAGGPPTTSGLDAAALDDAIATQRYADELAPLKEIARAGRGVVVDTEVFGLEHVRRTAYHRDFAAPLGGRHTLLAWLLLRGRPLGLVMLGRTGHTFATRDVDLVARALPSIALGRASYHAPILTDPLPRPAPEPLVGPGPRVNPGPPELLVGAGSRVHLGPPELLVGAGPRVHPGPPELLVGAGSRIRDRDGVRGGAPASPRGAGPRVRDRDGMREMVADDFVWTRASLVEPSRSGWFYVDLFHLAAARARHRRRALFLGCGGAVAVRQFAERYPGIALDVVEIDPRVVSLASDWFGLRRIPNVRVHVDDAAAFVARAAARTWDVIVVDVFAEDLDIPPALATRSFVRDLGRVLRPGGAVAMNAIGPLHRASPVRALERTFRAELADVRLVPVLDAADTLSAAATRNVVLVASR
- a CDS encoding SPFH/Band 7/PHB domain protein, which gives rise to MNPDTLQLLVGVAIGISVFPLIALLVRATTVAVEDEEAVLVTEFGKLVETYTEPGLHFFPAKVFPWTTLTHVSLRRDFRRFDAVHVNDARGTTVVVDLWLELRVSDAAKAIFSVTDWDHALQNLVSHATTSILGGREFHEILSDRTELGELLAKDIAAETDAWGVTIERVFIRNVSLLPEVSRQMFETISARLERAKADIDEKGRLDAAQLEAETHKRVAALVAEAKGQYPAAVGRALATLRPGSKLFDAYNELYELSLVRPHRTISFRGFKEEVRAVDAAMLPLEGQLPARADTLLKR
- a CDS encoding PrsW family intramembrane metalloprotease, whose translation is MGLRRYLFTDYNEPRLVVPGLFVVLASFLLALALITATSRPRTAEQKAEALLRSGKPAQAERAYRDLLRERPTPELVLAFLDAHQYAKVFARLAEKRDESSPVGSGIKNPETPLDEEEVDRAIDELPPDVRVIGQYARAVPLGQVPPELATQIEEGAKREPPVPYANRLLARELRHQGKLEEAARHLEREGLAFPERSEDVDLALEIRIQTEDWETLRDRLTDPRVAAAAGPHPKYRLAVHDRDWKAAMRWLPALWAPRFVGTGFAMSAVTALGWFFFCARLGKLGQRPAFRLPMYLLAFVLGVASVVPTVLLIAVEEAKFHIVETGDATRDLLFFIFGVGLREEASKLLLFLPLLPILRKKGDKLDVLVCGAMVGLGFAAEENLGYLAQGDLQTGLGRFLTANFFHMAMTGTLASALDDFVSDREKYAPAFTRTSLFIVGIHGAYDFLLSHPEYGGGYFAMTAFVFLTRMFLEAVDAARRRADRGITPLHAFVFAVALVTGVSLAYATIAVGPKGALVVTGGGLLGVAIIVYVFVRTLGQMR
- a CDS encoding zinc-ribbon domain-containing protein — protein: MDVSCPACAAKYTADEEKLRGKTARMRCKACNTAWMVSGPGVSAAPAAPSSVAPGADAEAKRAKTGNERERRDLFAARGADDIHGSVNEAPKVSSQAKDTLLPPPSFGFAGGTGSRNENSVLFRVDQLGGLGGARIKTPEPESLAELGRAKPQMAMAAPTPRGSDEEGVIDLKALASVPPPGKRSIIPVAPLFSEPPPALAFDSSGPSASRPAIAKPISKGKLFGAIAAAAAFLVVAGLGISVAFKGEEPVKHAAAAPAAPPPPPAPTAEKPPEPPAEKTASNDDDTAPKKATKKGKRKGGKAGGSSTAAAPQTKKAADPCGCKGDFNCILACTAKNGR
- a CDS encoding SDR family oxidoreductase, whose product is MRAAARATSTASSRARRRTAAELSRVAIVTGASSGIGLAVAQQWVRRGGKVAMVARTPSSLERAAKDLGDDAAAFPLDVLDTPALIALPDAVVARFGRLDVIVNNAGFNRRGPIDRFTPEELAQIVTTNLVAPIVLSRAALPKLERGGSIVQIASIAGMVPVPHEAAYSASKAGLRAFSRAVAYELEAQGIHVGCVCPGPVDTGFLGDLEEVPDIVLSQPMVTADDVAAEVMRCIDERAEEIAIPAKSGRLATAGYLLPAFAKRIRPVLEKRGAKNKATLLEKRRKSVS